The sequence TCGTCAACGGCGAGGTCGGCTGCGGCTACCTGCTGCCCGACACCACCGAGGGCGACGGCGTCGCGGCCCGTGCCCGGCTCTCGCTGCCATCGGATGTCGGCGACCGGACCGAGCTGAGGATCTACCGCGGCGATGCGCTGGTGGCTGGCGCGGGCGAGTGCGTGGTGCAGGACGGCCTCGAGCCGCTCCACGTCGTCAACAAGATGAAGGCACCCCTCGATGGCGAGGGCAATCCGATGAAGTTCGTCGGCGAGCCGATCGCCGGCGGCGAGTTGGTCGCGCTCGCGGAGGGGTTCGGCCTCGATCGCAACACGCCGTCGCTGCGGCGCTTCATGAGCCTCGCGCAGATGGTGGTCGATCCGACCGACCCCGGCGTGCTGTCGCGCTACCTCGGCTCGGAGCCATTCGAGTACCCCAACCTGCACCAACGCACCGGTGCCAAGTTCCTCATCGTTTCGACGGTCGGCGACATGAACGTGCCGGCCAGCTCTGGCCTCACGGTGGCGCGAGCGGCCGGCGTGGTCGACTACCTGCACCCCGACCCTGCGTGGGGCGTGCCGGCCAACCAGGTGCTCATCGACACGCACACCGCCGAGGCGGTCAACAAGCTGCGTCGCTATCCGTACCTCGACGTGCCCGACAACGAGAACGTGCGCGGGCTGCTGGGCCTCGACGAGAGCTTCGGCGCCCACGTCGACGTCGCCAACTTCTCGAACGGTGCAGACATCTGGGGCGACAACATCCCACGGCTCGATCCGCCGCTGCGTCCGTTCTCACGCACCGACACCTGGGGAAACGACCTCGGCTCGATGTCCGGCGCCGCGTTCCCGTATGCGGTGCCACAGGGGCAGCACGGCTTTGCGCTGCCTGGCGAGATGACCGACTGGGCGATCCAGATCTGCAAGGAGACCTACGGCAGCAGCGCGTCGCAGTGCGCCCCCGATGTCATCGTCGGCTCGCTGTACGACGTGGGGTGGTTCATGTTCCACGTCTTCGGCAAGTTCCTGCGCACCGACGACGAGGCGCCGTGGGGCGAGAACTGCTTCGACAAGGCCGCGTGCAACGACATCCCCGCGGTGCCGGCGGCGCGCGATCCCTCGACGCTGCCGTGAGCGCTGCGGTGCGCTACGAGGCCCGCCGCTCGGGCGGGCCCTCGTCGATCACCCGCTCGTGGCGGAGCTGATCGCCGCCCGGCATGATCGCGCAGCCGGCTCGTCGGGCGAGGCGCTGCAGCATGCCGGGCGTGAAGCCCGGCAGCGACGGCACGAAGACCGCACGCGCGCGGACACGCCGGGCGTAGTCGATCGTGGTGCGGTTCATGGCGCCCGCGCGCACGCGAACACGGACGGCATCGTCGTGCAGGAATGGGGTGTGCAACACCTCTTCGCACCACCGCGAAGTCCGGCGTCCGGCTGCGCGGGCCCGACGGAGGCAGTCGACCGTGCGTGAGACGTCGACGCTCCGCAGCAATCGCTGCGCCGGCATCATGTCGGTCAACACGCGGACCACGTGGAGCGGTGCATCGACCGCGCGCGCCAGCGCGAACGCCCGCTGCAGCGTCTCGCTCGCGTAGCACTCGTCCGGCACCGCCAACACGATCGGCCGCGCGGTCTCCCCCGCCTGCGGCGTCATTGCGACCTCCTGCGAGAGGCCTCGTCAGCGCCGCATTGCCGCGCTCGGAAGTACCCACGACCACGGCGCTGCGCCGTCGCCCAGGCGCAACGTGCGAGTTGGCAGCGGACAGACGCGTCCTCGCTCCGTCGCCACCCCATGGCGGAAGGAAGCAGGCGTGACGCCGCGTCGTGGTCGTGGGTATCGCTGTACAAACCGTGGCTCCACGCGGAAGGCGAGGCCATCATCCGCGACGACCGTGTTTTCGTAAATAGCGAAAGATTGACAACGCTTGTCGCTGCAATCGACAAAGAGTCATGGCGCTCAACTTCAAGCACCTGCACCACTTCGCGATGATCGCCCGCGAAGGATCGCTGTCGCGCGCCGCGACCAAGCTCCACGTGACGCACTCGACCCTGAGCGCGCAGGTCAAGCTGCTCGAGGAGCACTTCGGCGTGGCGCTGTTCGAACGCAGGGGCAAGCGCCTGCATCTCACCGCCTTCGGAGTCGAAGCGGCGGCCTACGCCGAGGACATCTTTCGACTCGGACGCGAGCTCGACGACGTCGCGCATGGCCGCGGCAGCTCGGGCCGCGAGCTGTTGCGCGTCGGGGTGGTGCCGGGCGTGCCCAAGCCGCTGGTGCACCACCTGCTCGGGCCCTCGCTCGACCACCCACATGCCGGGGTCACGACGGTGGTGCAGGGCTCGAGCGCAGTGCTGCTCGAGGCGCTCGTGAGCGGACGGCTGCACGTGGTGCTCACCAACGAGACCCCGACCGCCCACGCGGGCACGCGGACCCACGCGCACGTGCTCGGTGAGACGCGCATCGCCCTGCACGCCGTGGCCGCGCTCGCGCGCAAGCTTCGGCGCGACTTCCCGCGCTCGCTCGCGGGGCAGCCCTTCGTGCTGCCGCCGGCCACCACCGCCCTGCGCCGGCGGCTCGACGACTGGCTGCTGCAGCGCGGTCTCACGGTGCGGCCGGTGATCGAGGTCGAGGACGCGGGATTGCTGCGCGCCTTCGGTGGTGCCGGGCGCGGCATCTTCCCGGTCCGCGCCGCGCTCGCGCTGGAGCTCGAGGACGTCCACGACGTGGCCGAGGTCGGCGACTGCGAGGGCATCCGCGAGCGCTACTACGCCATCACCGTCGAACGCCGCATCCGCCACGCCGCCGTCGCGGCCCTGGTCGAGTCGGCGCGGGAGAACCTGCTGGCCACGCTGGAGCTCGAGCACCGACGCTCCCGCGCCAAGCGGACCGCCGCGCCGAATCGCTGACGGCTAGCGCGAGCGCTCGCGCAGCCGGCCGCCGCCCCACGGGCCGGGCTGCGTGCGGCCGGTGACCTGCCGGATGAGGCCCTCGAGCGGGCCGTACTCCCAGCGTCGACGCCACCACACCGAGAACCCGATCGCGCCGGCATAGAACGCCAAGCCATAGGCGAGTGCGAACTCGATCGGCTGCCCGCGCAGGAGCCCGTGATCGATCGGCACCAGGATGGCGAGCACGTGTGCGACGTACAGGGTGAATGCCATCTGCCCGGTCGCGACCAGCTCGATGACCCAACGATGGTGGGGTCGTCGACGCGCGATCTCGATGCAGACGCAGATCACCGTCACGGCCAGCGACGCCCCGGAGAACACGAAGAACGGCCGCGGCGCCCGCGGCCACGTGCGCAGCCACTGCGCGAGTTCGCCGAGCCCGAGCACCCCGGTGCTCTGATCCCAGCGCGCGAGCGCATCGACGCCTTCGGCGAGCACCAGCACGGCCACGGCGGTCGCAAGCACGCGTCGGCGCAGCCCGTCGTCGCCGAGCGGCAGCCGACCGATGGCCATGCCGACCAGCAGGAACGCGAACCACGGGAACACCGGGTGTACGCCGTTGAAGAACACGTGGCGCAGCGCGCCGTCGAGGGTCCACAGGCTGGGGTGCGCCGCGAAGTCGAGCTGATGGAAGAGCAGCAATGCGCCGAGCACCATCGCGACCGCCAGCGACCACAACACCCACGTCGCCGCCCGCAGCAGCGGGATCGCGAGCACGAGGTACACGCCGTAGAAGTGCAGGATGTCCCACTTCCACAGGTGCATGAGCAGCAGGCCCAGCCCGAGCAGGATCGTCGCGCGCTCCAGCAGTGCGCGTCGCTCGAGTCGCAGCGCCTCGAAGTCGAGACCCGCGTGGCTGCGCAGCGTCACGGCGACGCCGGCGAGCACCACGAAGAGCGCGCCCGCCTTGCCCTCGATGCGATCACCGAGCCACACCAACGCGGGCCAGCCGTCGTGATACGCCTGCATCTTGCCGCGGAAGTTCACCAGCACCATGCCGAACACCGCGAGCGCACGTGCCACGTCGATGCCGGGCAGGCGCGCCGTCGTGACCGGGGTCTCGTCGTCGTGCGCGGACATCGGGGCAGCACGAACGGTACACGAGCGCGTGGTCGCGGCACATCGGTGCGGCCTCGCGCGGGCCGCATCCGGCACCATCGGGGCGCGCGCGAAACGCAGCGCCCGCGGACCTCGCCCGTCAGGTCGCGACGGTTCGTGCGTGCTCGCGGTGCCACTCGGCGAGCGAGAGCGCGGGATAGCCGTCGAAGTGCGGATCGGTGGCATCGCCCTCGACGCGGACCCAGCCCGCCTTCGACCCCAGCATCAGGTGCACCGACGACGGCGCCGGCGGCAGCGGGGTATCGATGGCGCCGGCGACCGGGTGCACCAACGCGGGCCAGTCGTCGTGTGCGGCCCACAGGTGCGAGCCGCAGGTGCCGCAGAAATGCCGAGCGTGTCGACTGGGCGCGGTCACCCCGTCGGTCTCGCGCATCGCACGATAGACCCGCACGTGCTCGCGACCCTCGACCTGCAGCGTCGCCGCGTCGCCGCCGAGGTTGATCGCGTAGCCCCCTGCACCTCCGGCCTTGCGGCAGATGCTGCAGTAGCAGCGCTGATAGGGCACCGGCTCGCTCGAGTCGAGCGAGAACCGGACCAGACCACAGTGGCACGAGCCTTCGAGTCGCATCGCACCGGACCTTAGCAGGGTGCTAGTCTCTGGGCGGTTGGGGCCGCGCCGTCGCGGTCATGGGTTCGTCCCCGTGTGGTGCGCCGCCGTCCTCGCGATCCTCAGGCTGGGCTCCGACCCGGTGCCCGAGCCTGCTGCGCAGGTCCACACCGACGGCCCTGCGTGCGGCGACTCGCTGGCGGCACGGGTCGCGCGCAGCCTGCCCGCCGGCGTCACGCTCGACGACGACGTCGCGATCGATGCGAGCCTCGCCCGCGGCGATGACGGCCTGTGGCGGATCGATCTCGAGATTGTCCGCGGTGAGGCCAGTGAGATGCGCGCCTTCGTGGCCGACGATTGCCACGCGGTGCTCGACGCCGCCGCGTTCGCGATCGCGATCGCGGTCGATCCGCAGCGGCAAGCCGACCCGACCGCGCAGATCCCCGAGCCCGCGTCCGAGCCGTCGCCGGCGCCCGAGCCGACCGCGGCCGCCACGCCGCGGCCGACCCCCGCAGCATCGGCGACCGCCGCAATCGCGCCCGCACCGGCACCCCCGAGCGGCCCGAGGGCGCGTCGGATCGGTGCCTACGTCGGCGCGGCCGGTGGCCTCGACATCGGTGCGCTGCCGCGGGCGACGGGCTGGTTCGAGGCGGACCTCGGTGCGCGCGGCGAGCACTGGCGCGCGGGCCTGGTGGGTGGGTTTCGCTTGCAGACCGAGCAGCGCGCACGGACCGACGCCGCCGCCGGCGGTCGATTCTGGCAGTGGACGGTGGGCGCGAAGGCCTGCGGCGTGCCCACCCGCCGCGCGCTGGAGTTCCCCCTGTGTGGCGGCATCGAGGTCGGGCAGCTGCGCGTGCAGGGTTTCGGCTTCGTCGACGCGCGGAGGCTACAGCGGCCGTGGGTCGCAGCGTTGCTCGGCCCGCAGTTGCTATGGCGCGTCCACTCGCGCGCGGCCATCGGCATCGGCGCGGAGCTGGGCGTGCCGTTGCTGCGCAGCCGCATCGACATCGACGGCCTCGAGCGCCTTCATACCGTGGGTCCCGTGTTCGTGCGGACGCTGGTGCGCCTCGAGGGGCGCTTCCCGTGAGGACGCCGTGACGGATCGGCCGGGCCGCGGGCAATGCCGCGATGTGCCGCCCCTCGCCGCCCCTGGGCCCGCGCCCGATCGCGACGACGCGCCGCTCCCGGGCGCACTC is a genomic window of Deltaproteobacteria bacterium containing:
- a CDS encoding LysR family transcriptional regulator; translation: MALNFKHLHHFAMIAREGSLSRAATKLHVTHSTLSAQVKLLEEHFGVALFERRGKRLHLTAFGVEAAAYAEDIFRLGRELDDVAHGRGSSGRELLRVGVVPGVPKPLVHHLLGPSLDHPHAGVTTVVQGSSAVLLEALVSGRLHVVLTNETPTAHAGTRTHAHVLGETRIALHAVAALARKLRRDFPRSLAGQPFVLPPATTALRRRLDDWLLQRGLTVRPVIEVEDAGLLRAFGGAGRGIFPVRAALALELEDVHDVAEVGDCEGIRERYYAITVERRIRHAAVAALVESARENLLATLELEHRRSRAKRTAAPNR
- a CDS encoding GFA family protein; this translates as MRLEGSCHCGLVRFSLDSSEPVPYQRCYCSICRKAGGAGGYAINLGGDAATLQVEGREHVRVYRAMRETDGVTAPSRHARHFCGTCGSHLWAAHDDWPALVHPVAGAIDTPLPPAPSSVHLMLGSKAGWVRVEGDATDPHFDGYPALSLAEWHREHARTVAT
- a CDS encoding DUF1624 domain-containing protein, giving the protein MSAHDDETPVTTARLPGIDVARALAVFGMVLVNFRGKMQAYHDGWPALVWLGDRIEGKAGALFVVLAGVAVTLRSHAGLDFEALRLERRALLERATILLGLGLLLMHLWKWDILHFYGVYLVLAIPLLRAATWVLWSLAVAMVLGALLLFHQLDFAAHPSLWTLDGALRHVFFNGVHPVFPWFAFLLVGMAIGRLPLGDDGLRRRVLATAVAVLVLAEGVDALARWDQSTGVLGLGELAQWLRTWPRAPRPFFVFSGASLAVTVICVCIEIARRRPHHRWVIELVATGQMAFTLYVAHVLAILVPIDHGLLRGQPIEFALAYGLAFYAGAIGFSVWWRRRWEYGPLEGLIRQVTGRTQPGPWGGGRLRERSR